One segment of Parvularcula sp. IMCC14364 DNA contains the following:
- a CDS encoding MAPEG family protein — MFPAQAMMIPVFVQVTLTIFLFARVAAIRNSEIRADTSLLKTAAIDSTRYSQKAQQLANNYNSQFQAPVLFYAIVAFAMLTASESFLLAALGGLFVLTRIIHSTVHTGSNNVLHRFMSFAAGYLVLALMWFVFGFTYFL; from the coding sequence GTTCCCGGCCCAGGCCATGATGATCCCTGTCTTTGTGCAGGTTACCCTAACTATCTTTCTGTTCGCCCGCGTTGCGGCAATCCGTAATAGCGAAATCCGGGCTGATACCAGCCTGCTGAAAACAGCGGCAATAGACTCAACCCGGTATTCCCAGAAGGCACAGCAACTCGCCAATAACTACAACAGCCAATTTCAGGCACCGGTTCTGTTCTATGCGATCGTCGCCTTTGCGATGCTGACCGCCAGTGAAAGCTTTCTGCTGGCGGCACTCGGCGGATTGTTTGTGCTGACACGGATCATCCACAGCACTGTCCATACCGGCAGCAATAATGTGCTGCATCGTTTCATGAGCTTTGCTGCCGGGTATCTGGTCCTGGCGCTGATGTGGTTCGTATTCGGTTTCACCTATTTTCTGTAG
- a CDS encoding exodeoxyribonuclease III, whose amino-acid sequence MKIATWNVNSVNARLPRILEWFDDARPDVAVLQEIKCIDEKFPETEFADRGYNVEVHGQKTYNGVALLSRFPVDDVVRGLPGNESDEQSRYIEALICPEDAAPVRVGGLYLPNGNPAPGPKFDYKLDWMTHLQARAETLLLQEDAFVLTGDYNVIPQAEDTHDPVAWEGDALFRPESRAAFRQLLNLGLTEALRHLNPDDVFYTFWDYQGGGWQKDHGIRIDHHLLSPQAADRLTGGGVDKNTRDPGFGTQAAKPSDHVPVWITMD is encoded by the coding sequence ATGAAGATCGCGACCTGGAATGTGAATTCTGTCAATGCCCGCCTGCCGCGCATTCTGGAATGGTTTGATGACGCAAGGCCGGATGTGGCCGTGTTGCAGGAAATAAAGTGCATTGATGAGAAATTTCCCGAAACTGAATTTGCGGATCGGGGCTATAATGTCGAGGTACACGGACAGAAAACCTATAATGGTGTTGCGCTGCTCTCCCGATTTCCGGTTGATGATGTCGTGCGCGGCCTGCCCGGCAATGAGAGCGATGAACAGTCGCGCTATATTGAAGCCCTGATATGCCCCGAGGATGCCGCCCCGGTGCGCGTTGGCGGCTTATATCTGCCAAATGGAAACCCTGCACCGGGACCGAAATTTGACTACAAATTGGACTGGATGACGCATCTTCAGGCGAGAGCCGAAACGCTGCTGCTGCAGGAAGACGCCTTTGTGCTGACTGGGGATTACAATGTCATTCCGCAGGCAGAGGACACGCATGATCCGGTTGCCTGGGAAGGTGATGCGCTGTTCCGGCCGGAAAGCCGTGCCGCGTTTCGGCAATTACTGAACCTTGGCCTGACGGAAGCATTGCGTCATCTTAACCCGGATGATGTATTTTATACATTCTGGGATTATCAGGGTGGCGGCTGGCAGAAAGACCACGGGATCCGCATTGACCACCACCTGCTCTCTCCACAAGCCGCAGATCGCCTGACGGGCGGCGGCGTTGACAAGAACACGCGCGACCCTGGCTTCGGCACACAGGCGGCAAAGCCATCTGACCACGTCCCTGTCTGGATAACGATGGACTGA
- a CDS encoding HAD family phosphatase has protein sequence MVAPHRILLFDLGGVLIRLRIAESLETISPLDLDWESIKAILLENRRIRQFECGACSRAEFAESFIQDLQLDMSAEEFLTEMATWPVGFFDGALTLLADLRQHYSVNCFSNTNEVHWQQHWADQFDHPFASHLIGLAKPDPAAFRHVLADMNAAAETVWFFDDSRPNVEAANALGLNAFHTDGFEALLAKLVELSFIESAEPYLTT, from the coding sequence ATGGTAGCGCCACATCGTATCCTTCTGTTTGATCTTGGCGGCGTACTTATCCGGTTACGGATTGCGGAAAGCCTCGAAACCATCAGCCCGCTTGATCTGGACTGGGAGAGTATCAAGGCTATTCTTCTGGAAAACCGGCGGATACGGCAATTCGAATGCGGTGCGTGTTCGCGCGCTGAATTTGCCGAAAGTTTCATTCAGGACCTGCAACTTGATATGTCTGCAGAAGAATTTCTCACAGAAATGGCAACATGGCCTGTTGGCTTTTTTGATGGGGCACTCACTTTGCTGGCAGACCTGCGGCAGCACTATTCTGTCAACTGTTTCAGCAACACCAATGAGGTGCACTGGCAGCAACACTGGGCGGACCAGTTCGACCATCCTTTCGCCTCTCACCTGATCGGATTGGCAAAGCCCGATCCTGCTGCTTTCCGGCATGTGCTGGCGGACATGAATGCGGCGGCAGAGACTGTCTGGTTCTTTGACGATTCACGCCCCAATGTGGAAGCTGCTAACGCTCTGGGCCTGAATGCATTTCATACAGATGGTTTCGAGGCGCTGCTTGCGAAACTGGTTGAACTCTCTTTTATCGAATCTGCAGAGCCGTATCTGACGACGTGA
- a CDS encoding helix-turn-helix domain-containing protein: MVKPAGEYAHPGQFLRHWVLPENEILGVLAKRLGLSRQSLSYILNGTSGITPRVAAQIEAEFGLSEKTLLAMDSAYRLQQKRPRGKKAD, encoded by the coding sequence ATGGTCAAGCCAGCAGGTGAATATGCGCATCCCGGACAGTTCCTGCGGCACTGGGTATTGCCGGAGAATGAAATTCTGGGAGTTCTTGCCAAGCGCCTCGGTCTGTCGCGCCAGTCCCTGTCCTATATCCTCAATGGCACGTCCGGTATCACCCCCAGGGTTGCGGCGCAGATCGAAGCAGAGTTTGGCCTCAGCGAGAAAACCCTGCTGGCGATGGATAGTGCCTACCGTCTCCAGCAGAAAAGGCCGCGTGGCAAAAAGGCCGACTGA
- a CDS encoding ATP-dependent RecD-like DNA helicase yields the protein MDWSGQQDEALKAVARWYRDRDSQVFRLFGYAGTGKTTLAQHLAEGVDGEVVFGAFTGKAAHVLRQKGCTGASTIHSLIYRPAMGDEGDPEAEPMFTIRRDAPAADAHLIIIDECSMVDEELGRDLLSFGVPVLVLGDPAQLPPVKGGGFFTDAEPDIMLTEVHRQAADNPIIRLSMDIREGGVPDFGVLGESRVISRREIDSDTILAADQVLVGRNVTRSKYNQRIRTLLDFDGSIPCVGERLVCLRNNKQKGLLNGGIWEVKSRHGKKAGKLRFGLIPEDGGRVTQVTVLPEFFAGGAESIPWPKRRNSDEFDYGYALTVHKSQGSQWDNVVLFDESFAFREHKERWLYTAVTRAAEQITIVR from the coding sequence ATGGACTGGTCAGGACAGCAGGACGAGGCGCTGAAAGCCGTGGCGCGCTGGTATCGCGACCGGGACAGTCAGGTATTCCGGCTTTTCGGGTATGCCGGCACTGGCAAGACAACACTCGCACAGCACCTGGCGGAAGGCGTGGACGGAGAAGTTGTTTTTGGTGCCTTTACCGGCAAGGCAGCCCATGTGTTGCGGCAAAAGGGCTGCACAGGGGCGAGCACGATACATTCCCTCATTTACCGCCCCGCTATGGGCGATGAAGGGGACCCGGAAGCGGAACCGATGTTCACCATCCGGCGGGACGCCCCAGCGGCGGATGCGCATCTGATCATCATTGATGAATGCTCAATGGTCGATGAGGAACTGGGCCGCGACCTTTTGTCTTTCGGGGTGCCTGTGCTGGTGCTTGGAGATCCGGCGCAGCTGCCCCCAGTGAAAGGCGGCGGCTTTTTTACAGATGCCGAGCCGGATATCATGTTGACAGAAGTGCATCGTCAGGCTGCGGACAACCCCATTATTCGCCTGTCCATGGATATTCGCGAAGGCGGCGTGCCGGATTTTGGCGTGCTGGGAGAAAGCCGGGTTATCAGTCGGCGGGAAATAGATTCTGATACCATTCTGGCAGCAGATCAGGTCCTGGTCGGGCGCAATGTTACCCGCTCCAAATATAACCAGCGTATTCGCACCCTGCTGGATTTTGATGGCTCCATACCTTGTGTCGGTGAAAGGCTGGTCTGCTTACGGAACAACAAGCAGAAGGGCCTCCTGAATGGCGGGATATGGGAAGTCAAATCCCGCCATGGCAAGAAAGCCGGCAAGCTGCGCTTTGGTCTTATTCCGGAAGACGGCGGGCGGGTGACGCAGGTCACTGTGCTGCCGGAATTTTTTGCTGGCGGTGCGGAGAGCATCCCCTGGCCCAAAAGGCGCAACTCAGATGAATTCGATTATGGCTACGCCTTGACAGTGCACAAGTCGCAGGGCTCCCAGTGGGACAATGTGGTGCTTTTCGATGAGAGCTTTGCCTTTCGAGAGCATAAGGAGCGCTGGCTTTACACCGCTGTCACCCGTGCAGCCGAACAGATCACGATTGTGCGCTAG
- a CDS encoding thiol-disulfide oxidoreductase DCC family protein, which translates to MSDTELLSMASPVIVFDGVCNVCDRSVQFVLQRDTAKVFKFASMQGAFGAALMERAGLNPEDPDSFLLFEEGTTYQNSEAVIRILKKLDGPWPFLGGVFGLIPKPVRNWLYYLIARNRYRWFGKKDSCPLPPPDLQKRFLL; encoded by the coding sequence ATGTCAGATACGGAATTGTTGAGTATGGCGTCGCCGGTGATTGTTTTTGATGGCGTGTGTAATGTGTGCGATCGGTCTGTGCAGTTTGTGCTGCAGCGGGACACTGCCAAAGTGTTCAAATTTGCGAGTATGCAAGGTGCTTTTGGCGCTGCCCTGATGGAACGGGCCGGCTTGAACCCGGAAGACCCGGATAGTTTCCTGTTGTTTGAAGAAGGAACAACCTACCAGAATTCCGAAGCGGTCATACGTATATTGAAAAAACTCGATGGTCCCTGGCCATTTTTAGGCGGCGTGTTCGGTCTGATCCCGAAACCTGTACGCAACTGGCTCTATTATCTGATAGCCAGAAACCGCTATCGCTGGTTCGGCAAGAAAGACAGTTGCCCGTTGCCACCACCTGATCTGCAAAAAAGATTTCTGTTGTGA
- a CDS encoding ligase-associated DNA damage response DEXH box helicase — protein MDQSLSILPQNFAAWFAGRGWQLRTHQAELLEKARAGRSALLIAPTGGGKTLAGFLPSLIDVSENPSPVPHLHTLYISPLKALAVDVSRNLQTPAEEMGLSVRIETRTGDTPAARRQRQRHTPPDILLTTPEQLALLLAHPSAAEFFARLNCVILDELHALVTSKRGDLLALGLARLWQLAPKMRTVGLSATVAEVDPLRRWLVSQHGRKKRADLVTGQGGAEPNITILETAERIPWQGHLARHAYKEVYDAIKTAQTSLIFTNTRSQAEIIFAALWQLNEDNLPIALHHGSLDVGQRRKVEAAMAGGALRAVVCTSTLDLGIDWGEVDLVIQIGAPKGSSRLIQRIGRSNHRFNEVSRALLVPANRFEVLECQAACEAVRENVLDGDPPREGALDVLAQHVWGMAAAEPFHPDDLYKEVTSAWAYSKLSREDFNQVLDFVATGGYALKAYERYRRIVPAGDGRMKIRDARTAQQYRMNVGTIIEAQSVTLRLGSIRKGKDGKPFSQVRRLGRKLGSVEEWFIDHLGPKDTFLFGGEVLRFEGMLDGEAFVTRASSKEASVPSWQGGKFPLTTYLASRVRQMIDTPSSWQELPEQVRDWLELQRLKSVIPKPKELLIETFARKDRHFLVCYPFDGRLAHQSLGMLLTRRLERAGVQPLGFCPTEYALSVWTRKDMEEVDMRALFDEDMLGDDLETWLADAALMKHTFRNCAIIAGLIERNHIGERKTGRQVTFSADLIYDVLRAHEPDHILLKAAWTDAAGGFLDIARLSALLARVQGRLNHIHLPMVSPLAVPVMMEVNREAIHGSASEAILEELQAELLAEATA, from the coding sequence ATGGATCAGAGCCTGAGCATATTGCCACAGAATTTTGCCGCCTGGTTTGCCGGGCGCGGCTGGCAGTTACGTACCCATCAGGCTGAGTTGCTGGAAAAGGCGCGCGCCGGACGCTCGGCGTTGCTCATTGCCCCAACGGGCGGCGGCAAGACACTGGCCGGCTTTCTGCCGTCCCTGATCGATGTGTCAGAAAATCCGTCGCCGGTGCCGCATCTTCACACATTATATATCTCGCCCCTGAAGGCGCTGGCGGTGGATGTCTCCCGCAACCTTCAAACCCCGGCAGAAGAGATGGGGCTGTCGGTCAGGATTGAAACGCGCACAGGCGACACGCCTGCCGCCAGACGCCAGCGTCAACGCCATACCCCGCCGGACATTCTGCTGACAACGCCTGAACAGTTGGCCCTTTTGCTCGCCCATCCCTCGGCGGCTGAATTTTTTGCACGGCTTAACTGCGTCATCCTTGATGAATTACATGCCCTCGTCACGTCGAAGCGCGGTGACCTGCTTGCGCTCGGGCTCGCCCGCCTCTGGCAACTGGCGCCGAAAATGCGCACGGTTGGCCTGTCTGCGACGGTTGCTGAAGTTGATCCTCTGCGCCGCTGGCTGGTTTCCCAGCATGGCAGGAAGAAGCGCGCTGATCTTGTCACAGGGCAGGGCGGCGCCGAGCCGAATATCACTATTCTCGAAACAGCAGAACGCATCCCCTGGCAGGGGCATCTGGCGCGTCATGCCTACAAGGAGGTGTACGACGCGATCAAAACCGCGCAGACATCCCTCATCTTCACCAACACGCGCAGTCAGGCAGAGATCATTTTTGCCGCACTCTGGCAACTGAACGAAGACAATCTGCCCATCGCCCTGCACCATGGGTCGCTGGATGTGGGGCAGCGCCGCAAGGTTGAGGCAGCAATGGCAGGCGGTGCCCTGCGCGCGGTGGTGTGCACGTCAACACTGGACCTTGGCATCGACTGGGGCGAAGTGGATCTGGTCATTCAAATCGGCGCGCCCAAAGGCTCTTCCCGCTTGATCCAGCGTATTGGTCGGTCAAACCACCGGTTCAATGAAGTCTCCCGCGCCTTGCTCGTGCCTGCGAACCGTTTTGAGGTGCTGGAGTGCCAGGCCGCCTGCGAAGCTGTACGCGAAAATGTGCTGGACGGTGATCCGCCCAGAGAAGGCGCATTGGATGTGCTGGCGCAGCATGTCTGGGGCATGGCAGCCGCAGAGCCTTTTCATCCTGATGATCTTTACAAAGAGGTCACGTCAGCCTGGGCCTATTCAAAGCTGTCACGCGAAGACTTCAATCAGGTGCTCGATTTTGTTGCCACGGGTGGATATGCGCTGAAAGCCTATGAGCGTTACCGTCGCATTGTGCCGGCGGGAGACGGACGGATGAAAATTCGTGATGCGCGCACCGCCCAGCAATACCGGATGAATGTGGGCACCATCATTGAAGCGCAATCTGTCACCTTGCGCCTTGGGTCCATCCGCAAGGGCAAGGATGGCAAGCCTTTCAGTCAGGTCCGCCGGCTTGGTCGCAAGTTGGGATCTGTAGAGGAATGGTTTATTGATCATTTGGGTCCGAAAGATACCTTCCTGTTCGGCGGTGAAGTGCTCCGCTTTGAAGGGATGCTGGATGGCGAGGCTTTCGTCACCCGTGCCAGCAGCAAGGAGGCGAGCGTACCGTCATGGCAGGGCGGAAAATTTCCGCTTACAACCTATCTTGCCAGCCGGGTGCGCCAAATGATTGATACACCGTCCAGTTGGCAGGAACTGCCGGAACAGGTGCGCGACTGGCTGGAATTACAACGCCTCAAATCCGTGATCCCGAAACCCAAGGAACTGTTGATTGAAACCTTTGCCCGCAAGGACCGGCACTTTCTCGTCTGCTATCCATTCGATGGTCGTCTTGCGCATCAGTCGCTTGGCATGTTGCTCACACGCCGGCTGGAGCGTGCCGGTGTGCAGCCGCTCGGTTTCTGTCCAACAGAATATGCTCTTTCTGTCTGGACCCGGAAGGATATGGAAGAAGTGGACATGCGCGCGCTGTTTGATGAAGACATGCTGGGAGATGACCTTGAAACCTGGCTTGCGGATGCGGCGCTGATGAAGCACACATTCCGGAACTGTGCCATTATTGCCGGGCTTATCGAGCGCAACCATATCGGTGAGCGCAAGACCGGGCGGCAGGTCACTTTTTCAGCGGATCTTATTTACGATGTCCTGCGCGCCCACGAACCGGATCACATCCTGTTGAAAGCCGCGTGGACGGATGCGGCGGGCGGTTTTCTGGATATTGCAAGATTATCGGCACTGCTGGCCCGGGTGCAGGGGCGGCTCAATCACATTCACTTGCCAATGGTTTCACCATTGGCTGTACCGGTCATGATGGAAGTGAACCGCGAGGCCATTCATGGCAGCGCGTCTGAGGCAATTCTTGAAGAATTGCAGGCGGAACTGCTGGCAGAGGCGACTGCCTGA
- a CDS encoding TIGR03032 family protein, with protein sequence MTDKAERHRTRGDMAEPAFSASGSRLFTSWLTGAQASLAFTTYQAGKVFFIGMQPDGRLSIFERTFARSMGLATQDKRLWMATLNQLWRFEDFLEDGQQHNGFDAVYVPLESRTTGDVDVHDIGVQADGQPIFVTTLFNCLAVPGETHSFRPVWKPPFIDRLVAEDRCHLNGLAMEDGKAKYVSMVSTTNISEGWREHRESGGVIMDVESNEIVATGLSMPHSPRVHNGVLWLLNAGTGEFGKVDSNSGKFEPVAFCPGFLRGLTFIGDHAIVGLSKPRENKTFQGLALNARLEKEGVSPQCGLKVIDLKTGAVAHSFTIEGVVEELYDVVALPGLIRPMALGFKTEEIRHYLKPAEVDL encoded by the coding sequence ATGACCGACAAGGCAGAACGACACAGAACAAGAGGCGACATGGCAGAACCGGCATTTTCCGCAAGTGGCAGCAGGCTTTTTACCTCATGGCTGACAGGCGCGCAGGCAAGCCTTGCCTTCACCACCTATCAGGCGGGCAAAGTTTTTTTCATCGGGATGCAACCGGATGGGCGGCTGTCCATTTTCGAGCGCACATTTGCCCGCTCTATGGGGTTGGCAACGCAGGACAAGCGCCTGTGGATGGCAACCTTGAACCAGCTCTGGCGGTTTGAGGATTTTTTGGAAGACGGGCAGCAGCATAATGGTTTTGATGCGGTCTATGTCCCGCTGGAAAGCCGCACCACCGGCGATGTGGATGTACATGATATCGGTGTTCAGGCGGACGGGCAGCCCATTTTCGTGACGACCCTTTTTAACTGCCTTGCCGTGCCTGGCGAGACGCATTCCTTTCGCCCTGTGTGGAAGCCGCCTTTTATCGACCGGCTGGTGGCGGAAGACCGCTGCCACCTGAACGGCCTCGCCATGGAAGATGGCAAGGCGAAATATGTGTCGATGGTCTCCACCACCAATATCTCCGAAGGCTGGCGCGAACACCGTGAAAGCGGCGGCGTTATCATGGACGTGGAGAGCAACGAGATTGTGGCAACGGGCCTTTCCATGCCGCACTCCCCGCGGGTGCATAACGGCGTCTTATGGCTCCTGAATGCCGGGACGGGGGAATTCGGCAAAGTGGACTCAAACAGCGGAAAATTTGAACCCGTGGCTTTTTGCCCTGGTTTCCTGCGTGGACTGACATTTATTGGTGACCATGCGATTGTCGGCCTCTCCAAGCCACGCGAGAACAAGACCTTTCAGGGATTGGCGCTGAACGCCCGCCTGGAGAAGGAAGGCGTGTCACCACAATGCGGCCTGAAAGTGATTGACCTGAAAACGGGCGCGGTTGCGCACTCCTTCACGATTGAAGGCGTTGTCGAGGAATTATATGACGTGGTTGCCCTGCCGGGCCTGATCCGGCCGATGGCACTTGGATTCAAGACGGAGGAAATCCGCCATTACCTGAAACCTGCAGAAGTTGATCTGTAG
- a CDS encoding glycosyltransferase family 2 protein, which yields MTFDQNVTAPSQALEQEAYPDFFKQRNWDVPAFSVNHLSTRRNKYSLVIPVINEGERIRNQLQATHDLGLSSKVDTIIADGGSTDGSLEPAFLESVNVRSVITKTGPGKLSAQLRCGYAVSLIDGYDGIITIDGNGKDSVESIADFITALEGGVDYAQASRFVPGGRSENTPLSRLLAIRLLHAPMLSLAARRWFSDTTQGFRAYSARYLLDERVQPFRDIFVKYELLAYLTVRASQLGLRTSEVPTARLYPAHEKIPTKISGAGAHMDLVSVLFSTLKGDYHPPHNAQS from the coding sequence ATGACTTTCGACCAGAACGTGACTGCCCCCTCTCAGGCTCTTGAGCAGGAGGCCTATCCGGACTTTTTCAAACAGCGCAACTGGGATGTACCTGCTTTTTCGGTGAACCACCTGTCCACCAGGCGGAATAAATACAGCCTGGTGATCCCGGTCATCAACGAGGGGGAGCGCATCCGAAACCAGCTGCAGGCAACTCATGATCTCGGCCTGAGCAGCAAGGTTGATACGATCATCGCTGACGGCGGATCGACAGACGGTTCACTTGAGCCGGCCTTTCTGGAAAGCGTCAATGTAAGATCAGTCATTACAAAGACCGGACCGGGCAAACTTTCCGCCCAGCTGCGCTGTGGTTATGCCGTATCGCTTATTGATGGATATGACGGCATCATCACCATTGACGGCAATGGCAAGGACTCTGTTGAGAGCATTGCCGATTTTATCACGGCGCTTGAGGGGGGTGTGGATTATGCGCAGGCCTCCCGATTTGTGCCCGGTGGCCGTTCTGAGAATACGCCGCTGTCCCGGCTGCTGGCGATACGCCTGCTGCACGCTCCGATGCTGAGCCTCGCCGCCCGTCGCTGGTTTAGCGATACAACGCAAGGCTTCCGGGCCTACTCCGCAAGATACCTTCTCGACGAACGCGTCCAGCCTTTTCGCGATATTTTTGTAAAGTATGAACTGCTTGCCTATCTGACCGTTCGCGCGAGCCAGTTGGGCTTGCGCACATCAGAAGTACCGACAGCACGCCTCTATCCGGCGCACGAAAAAATTCCCACAAAGATCAGTGGTGCAGGGGCTCATATGGATCTTGTCAGTGTGCTCTTTTCTACACTGAAGGGTGACTATCACCCACCACATAATGCGCAAAGCTGA
- a CDS encoding FAD-binding oxidoreductase, giving the protein MAKDCDFLIIGGGFYGCCLALLLRSLSQNVIVVERGDAPLERASRVNQARIHAGFHYPRSFVTALRSKLLYKRFAADFPDAVVDDFQMVYAIARRKSKVTGQRFLRTFQEMGAPVSAAGPGVEALFSSDTIEDCFTCTEWAFDFRALRTQLTKQLDKAGLTIRFNTTVENLTNGEDSVIAELSDGNSIAAGHVFNVTYSHINNILLSSGLQALPMKHEWTEIALVQPPEELQPFGFTIMDGPFFSLMPYPAESRYSFTHVRYTPHFSWLDENVSKSPYEMAETLPRQSRWRHMVADAAKYMPGATRVTYEKSLFDVKTVLLKNERDDGRPILFHQHSDAPNVTSIMGGKLDNIYDLFAVLPQANPAWRDVNTSFLFDKPIKSDNPRQIHHVS; this is encoded by the coding sequence ATGGCAAAAGACTGTGATTTCCTTATCATCGGGGGCGGCTTTTATGGCTGCTGTCTGGCGCTACTTCTGCGGTCGCTCTCACAAAACGTGATTGTGGTTGAGCGTGGTGATGCGCCTCTTGAGCGTGCCTCACGCGTCAACCAGGCCAGAATACACGCAGGCTTTCACTACCCACGCAGCTTCGTGACAGCATTGCGCTCAAAGTTACTATACAAACGGTTTGCGGCTGACTTTCCCGATGCCGTCGTTGATGACTTCCAGATGGTTTATGCCATCGCCCGTCGCAAGTCCAAGGTTACCGGGCAACGGTTCCTGCGCACATTTCAGGAAATGGGGGCACCCGTTTCAGCGGCAGGCCCAGGCGTCGAAGCGCTTTTTTCTTCTGACACTATCGAAGACTGCTTCACTTGTACTGAATGGGCTTTTGATTTTCGCGCCCTTCGCACGCAGTTGACGAAGCAACTCGACAAGGCCGGGCTGACCATCAGGTTCAATACGACAGTTGAAAATCTGACCAACGGTGAAGACAGTGTTATTGCAGAATTATCTGATGGAAACAGCATCGCAGCTGGCCATGTGTTTAACGTAACATATTCGCATATCAACAATATCCTGTTATCCAGCGGATTACAGGCCTTGCCAATGAAGCATGAATGGACAGAAATCGCACTTGTTCAGCCACCTGAAGAATTACAACCCTTCGGCTTTACCATTATGGATGGTCCCTTCTTTTCCCTGATGCCCTATCCGGCAGAAAGCCGGTACTCATTTACGCATGTTCGCTATACGCCTCATTTCAGCTGGCTGGACGAGAATGTCAGTAAGTCCCCATATGAAATGGCAGAAACACTTCCCAGGCAATCGCGCTGGCGTCACATGGTGGCAGACGCCGCAAAATATATGCCTGGCGCTACACGTGTCACGTATGAGAAATCACTTTTTGATGTGAAGACTGTGCTCCTCAAAAACGAACGGGATGATGGCAGACCAATCCTGTTTCACCAGCATTCAGATGCCCCCAATGTCACTTCCATAATGGGCGGCAAACTGGACAATATTTATGATCTGTTTGCGGTGCTGCCACAGGCAAACCCTGCCTGGCGCGACGTTAATACCAGCTTCCTCTTTGATAAACCGATTAAATCAGACAACCCCCGACAAATTCACCATGTCAGCTGA